CACCTGTCTCTGACATTTCGTTGAGTGAAAATGCCGATCCAACTGCTGATCGACGACTAGGCTGTGGTCTTGGGTGACTATGAGCACCCTTATAAATAATTTCCGTTATTTGACCATCAAGAGAACGCTCTACCTTCTTCTTCACCTGGCAATTTGGATGTGTGCATTTGTAGTAGCTCCGAGGGTACTCGCTACCTTTCACCTGTTTCTGCCCATATTTTCTCCAATTATACCCATCTTCAGATGGCTTTCCCATTCCCATGGGAGGATATGCCCCTTTCTGTTCCCCTTCCAGAATTTGTTGTGACCCAATATCATCTCCATGCAGAGGTTGCTCCTGTAGAGGAGCTTGATCACTAGCAACATCAGAATTGCCAGTTTGTATGGCAACACACTTACTATTCACAGTCATGCTATTAGAAACTTCAATATCTGAAGGAGAATCGGTAGTGTATCTCTTTGTCATCGCTGGTTTCAAAAAACCATTTTGGCATTCAAAGTCcatgtttggttgcaaaagAGCAGGAGTTTGGTGGTTCACACCAGTCATTTTCAAATTCAGAGATTGATTGGAGGAGGAAGCCACCTGATCAAATAAAATACACCAAGCACATGAACTCTTATTTGATTCATTGATATGTTTCTTGCCGCAGAAATTTGATATTATGTGACTAAATGAGTGAATACTGACAGAAAAGATTGAGCAACAGGAAAAAGATTGATCTAAATTCCGAAGTTATCACAAGCACATCTGTATTACCTGATTTTCTGAGCCAAGAAGACATGACAAACCACCAGGATTTGGATCAGACATGAACTTGAACGAGGAATCAACCTCATCACCCTTTTCCTTATCTATACCGGAACTCAATGGAACAGACATGGGATTTTCATTACTCAGAGGCAATGAAAAAGTTCCAGTAGTTGGAGATGGCTGTGCCTACAACCCcaagaaatataaataaataaaaagagataCATCAAATGGCTACAAAACAGAGTTTACAGATCCAGTTATAAAAGCAAGGTTTGTAGGAATATAATGATTATAATAGTTCAAAATGCACTCCTCAGGTCAGAAAATATCCCAAGTTTGTTGAAGTAAAACTAAAGCAATAAAATCACAAGAAGTCAAATTACCAGTGGCGGAAAAAGAAAACTTAATCACAATATGGAGCTTAAGTTTTATGTCTCATTCGCTCCCTCTAACCATTAGTAATTTATCAACTCTTTTGAGATATTTTCAGTTGCCACTTTGTATGAATGTTTATTGTTACAATCTATATGGGTAGGTaccagagatttttttttttaaatataaaaggGGCCTTCATGCTTATCGCTTACACAAAATTCATTTACAGAATTATACAACATTTTCTGGCACCTCAATAAAGCTGAAGCATATTGGGCATACCAATATCATGCTGCACCAAGCAATAAGTATGTAGTATGTAACAATAGGTGCAAAGAATGCCTCTCTTCCATGAGGAGCACGATAAACAGTTGATTAGAAACATGGGGAGAGCTAGAAGATTCAATCTAGCATTGAATTCTCCCAGCTTTCAATTTGATATGGGGGCAAGGACAATACATTTCACTACATGCAACCATATAGAAAAttggggggaaagaaagaaaaaggaaacctaCATCATAGGGCATAAGATCAGGGAACTTTCTCATTCTAGTGACCAAAACGCATGGTTCTAGCCTGCAGTTCTTCACTGACAACAAATATCCCCTGGAAGGACACCGCAATAAGAGAGACGAAAATAATTTATCTAGCCCAACAGCAGTACCAAATTTTCTCTGCAATCTTCATAATCCAAATGCCATAAAAATTtcacaaatgaaaaaaataagtcTTAACTGTATTTCTCACGGATAGACTGGGGACAATACATCATTACAACCGCATATTCAAAGATTCACAACAATGTGGAAAAAGAGTAGATACAATTCATCTTCAAAATAATGTGATTTCTACAGAAAACACCGAAACCATCAAACCCATTTCCAATTCAAAGAAAttcagagaaagaaaataacttCTTTGACAAAAGCACGGTCAATGACAATACCTGAGAATTAGGAAGCATGACGGGAGAATCAAGCAACGTTGTCGGACTAAGACCAGCTGGTATGGTAAGATAAGGCGAACGAGCCCCTGGTGAAGACAAGGGGCTGATGGATCTAAACCGAGCCGTACTAATCCTTGGCGCACTGAAGCCACAAGTCGCAGCCCTCCTCTCTGCAATACTTGCCCCATTTCTAACTGGGTTAGGCTTCCAATCACCAGAAACCTCAATCTGACCATCCAAACCAGTAGAAACTCTGCCTTCCTCAACTTTAATAACCGAACTCACCGGGCCATCTCCAACTTTCTCATCATCGCCGTGGGCCGTAACAGCAGCAGCATCAGACCCATTGAGAATCTGAGATAGAGACCTCGACGGGAACCCTTCAGATAAAAATGCCGAAAAGATACCTTTCGGGCTTGAAATAAGTCCTCTCCAATCACCACcaccaatttcaatttcttccgTTTCTGCCATTACAGAGTATCACCCATTCACCATAATAAATCTACATACTTAACAACCTTAAAATCTTCCATTTAAGCTAGAACCCAATATTCGTACCCAACTGGGCAACCTAGGGTTTTGAGTTAAAAGTTAATACAACCTTCCTTACCCAGTTCACAAATGGCAGAATAAGCCCAGATATCTCTCTCAGAGCGGAAAATTCAAGGACAGAAGATGGGTTGGTAGACACTACacagattttgaaaaaagagagagagagagagagagagagagagagagagaacagaacAATCAGTCTACGTTCTTCGAGAATCCAAACCAGAAAACGACAAAGAGAACAAATAGAGGAGATTACGAAACGAGTCTCTTTGACGCGATTTGGGTTCCTTTGACCGACTTAAtaatctctctgtctctctctgtctctcttctctctctctctacatctCGACAATTTTCAAGTGATTCGAAATGTTAGAAAAAGGAGATCTTAAAATAGGCAATTTAAGTTACGGTGTGTGAGTTCTCTTCGTTGTGGTCTCACTGTAACCGTGGCTTTTGAAACTCCCCGCTTTTAGGCCGCCGGGAATTCTTGAGTGGAAGTTTAGATCTAATTTACCACGTGGCCACACATGATTGGTACACCTCAGACCAATTAGTATTAAACTAACCCTAACTATAACCTTAATCCCCACCTTAGTTAACCTTTTTAACTCTAATCCTAACTCCTCCTACCTTCTCCAAAGCCGTAAATTAGAACAGTTGGTTTAGCAGTCTTAATGGGCATGGTAATCCTGAGACTCACATTAGGAGATCCTTTTACTAGTACTATTTTTTAGTAGGACGGTTCGGTTTGGATAGATTTTGCTGTTCTTTCCTAACTAAAATAGATAGGGCTATATCAGCATATAGCCATTTCTATCTATCTAGCTATCTATCTGGATGTTGAGCTATATTCGGATCCATATCGTTATAATTGGTTAATCGAAGCACGGAACAGATGATCAAAGGCTTGTATCGCAcgctatatattatatttgtcaAATATATGCATTCATTGCGGGACTCGAAGCAATGGAACAAAGTAAAGAAGGTAAATTATCAAAGGGCAGAAGATCATTGGTTGGTCATGTAACATCTGCATCAATGTGGAAGCTAATGAGAGTATGTGCAAGGGTATCAATATAGATGGGCTTTTTGAATTCACATGGGGGGGCTTTAAATTCATGTGCTCCAATGTCTAGGCATAGGAACCCCGTGACCAAGCAacattattttttctattatcaaattgggaaagagaacgctacctggtcacgTGCGACACACAGCTCTTGCGCCCGGACATAGGGTCATGCAAAATGACCGTCGCACCCTCAAGGATTTCTGCCT
The sequence above is a segment of the Telopea speciosissima isolate NSW1024214 ecotype Mountain lineage chromosome 7, Tspe_v1, whole genome shotgun sequence genome. Coding sequences within it:
- the LOC122669962 gene encoding WRKY transcription factor SUSIBA2-like, with the protein product MAETEEIEIGGGDWRGLISSPKGIFSAFLSEGFPSRSLSQILNGSDAAAVTAHGDDEKVGDGPVSSVIKVEEGRVSTGLDGQIEVSGDWKPNPVRNGASIAERRAATCGFSAPRISTARFRSISPLSSPGARSPYLTIPAGLSPTTLLDSPVMLPNSQAQPSPTTGTFSLPLSNENPMSVPLSSGIDKEKGDEVDSSFKFMSDPNPGGLSCLLGSENQVASSSNQSLNLKMTGVNHQTPALLQPNMDFECQNGFLKPAMTKRYTTDSPSDIEVSNSMTVNSKCVAIQTGNSDVASDQAPLQEQPLHGDDIGSQQILEGEQKGAYPPMGMGKPSEDGYNWRKYGQKQVKGSEYPRSYYKCTHPNCQVKKKVERSLDGQITEIIYKGAHSHPRPQPSRRSAVGSAFSLNEMSETGEGPGPCVKVEGGSIWKSISQGSKDNKVGSEWRADGLERTSSTSVLTELSDPLSTVQGKQLGMIESADTPELSSTLASHEEEDDIATQGSISVGDDADDEEPESKRRKKESCLIETNLASRAVREPRVVVQTDSEVDILDDGYRWRKYGQKVVKGNPNPRSYYKCTSAGCPVRKHVERASHDLKSVITTYEGKHNHEVPTARNSSHASSSSGNASQGGPNAQTTLTLPVSTNFSKTEPQDQDLAPRFERKPEFTNEFLRPGYLGGFHGGIKLGPSTCYEMKLPPLQAMSYGSFGLNASQNEANQVASIAQIVPEFPITMPMNMPRPGNLALTSFDFSSHGRPIGSVQSYLGMQQPKQTDTRFLRPKEEQKDDAVYETRLPMSHLANASSSVYQMMGGFPL